A section of the Malania oleifera isolate guangnan ecotype guangnan chromosome 2, ASM2987363v1, whole genome shotgun sequence genome encodes:
- the LOC131149748 gene encoding IQ domain-containing protein IQM2, with protein MGISFSCPFSDHDDLENGIESVIVKSISFGDDELKTMLRSISFNGRDSEPAIMRSMGSGKMILEGSISFKRRALETMVSINAPSLDEEKNMPISPVCSKSKEMDDQTLSSDSFRETIPQLPISDSGDPKHEAAVKLQKVYKSFRTRRKLADCAVIVEQSWWKLLDFAELKRSSVSFFDLEKHETAISRWSRARTRAAKVGKGLSKNDKAQKLALQHWLEAIDPRHRYGHNLHFYYVKWLHSQSIEPFFYWLDIGEGKEVNLAEKCPRSKLQQQCIKYLGPMERKAYEVVVVDGKFLYKQTEELLDTTGESRDAKWIFVLSTSKALYVGKKKKGTFQHSSFLAGGATTAAGRLVVENGTLKAVWPHSGHYRPTKENFKDFISFLEENNVNLKDVKMTPEDEDNVSLSKRKSSICLRNNSSEDDLMNDADGLAMDEIDTKDWTLLKTNVQEFANDLEFPEGGKLCKNESLNARSGDSSLEECPAGDDRAADETFSSENEEDDIPKESILNRINSQKRMNSFQLGKKLSRTWTSGAGPRISCVRDYPSELQSHALEQVNLSPRSASCSRSDHSWSTSWLSPEVSTPTRTSSCGETARIASSTDENLSQRGMWHFRTQSSPLSRATSVPATTNQL; from the exons ATGGGGATTTCGTTTTCCTGTCCATTTTCTGATCATGATGATTTGGAGAATGGTATTGAATCTGTCATTGTTAAATCCATCAGTTTTGGAGATGATGAATTGAAGACTATGCTACGATCCATCAGCTTCAATGGCCGAGATTCAGAACCAGCCATAATGAGATCCATGGGTTCTGGAAAGATGATATTAGAAGGCTCTATTAGCTTTAAAAGGAGAGCGTTGGAGACCATGGTATCGATTAATGCTCCTTCACTGGATGAGGAAAAGAACATGCCCATCTCACCGGTTTGCTCTAAGAGTAAAGAGATGGATGATCAGACCCTAAGTTCAGATAGCTTTCGGGAGACAATCCCCCAACTTCCCATTTCGGATTCTGGCGACCCGAAGCATGAGGCTGCCGTGAAGTTGCAGAAAGTGTACAAGAGCTTCCGAACTCGAAGAAAACTGGCAGATTGTGCAGTTATTGTTGAGCAGAGCTG GTGGAAGCTATTGGATTTTGCTGAACTCAAGCGTAGTTCTGTATCTTTCTTTGACCTTGAGAAACATGAGACTGCCATTTCGCGATGGTCAAGGGCAAGAACTAGAGCTGCCAAG GTTGGAAAAGGTTTGTCGAAGAATGACAAAGCTCAGAAACTGGCTTTACAACACTGGCTAGAGGCA ATCGATCCACGACATCGTTATGGACACAATCTTCACTTCTATTATGTTAAATGGCTACATAGTCAGAGTATAGAACCCTTCTTTTACTG GCTGGACATTGGAGAAGGGAAGGAAGTGAATCTCGCCGAGAAATGCCCCCGATCAAAACTTCAGCAGCAGTGCATCAAGTATCTTGGTCCG ATGGAAAGGAAGGCCTATGAAGTTGTTGTGGTGGATGGGAAGTTCTTATACAAGCAAACTGAGGAACTCCTTGACACCACCGGAGAAAGTAGGGATGCTAAGTGGATTTTTGTCCTCAGCACATCTAAAGCCTTATATGTTGGCAAGAAGAAGAAAGGCACATTTCAGCATTCTAGCTTCTTGGCTGGAGGGGCCACAACTGCAGCTGGGCGATTAGTTGTTGAAAATGGCACCCTAAAG GCAGTTTGGCCACACAGTGGGCATTATCGGCCaacaaaggaaaattttaaagatTTCATTTCATTCCTCGAGGAAAACAATGTGAACCTTAAAGATGTAAAG ATGACTCCAGAGGATGAAGATAACGTGTCGCTTAGCAAACGAAAAAGCAGTATTTGCCTAAGAAACAACTCATCTGAAGACGACCTAATGAACGATGCCGATGGCTTGGCAATGGATGAGATCGATACCAAAGACTGGACTTTATTGAAAACTAATGTGCAAGAGTTTGCTAATGACTTGGAATTCCCAGAAGGGGGTAAATTGTGCAAGAATGAAAGTCTAAATGCACGAAGCGGTGACAGTTCCTTAGAAGAATGCCCAGCAGGCGATGATCGAGCAGCAGACGAAACATTTTCTTCTGAAAATGAAGAAGATGACATCCCAAAAGAATCAATTCTCAATAGGATCAATTCCCAAAAGAGAATGAACTCATTTCAACTGGGCAAGAAGTTATCTCGCACATGGACATCCGGAGCTGGACCTCGGATAAGCTGTGTGAGGGACTATCCATCGGAGCTCCAATCTCATGCTTTGGAGCAAGTGAACTTATCACCGAGAAGTGCCAGCTGTTCTAGATCAGATCACTCATGGAGCACAAGTTGGCTGAGTCCAGAGGTGTCCACACCAACCAGAACCAGTTCTTGTGGAGAAACAGCAAGGATTGCCAGCTCAACTGATGAGAATCTGTCTCAAAGAGGCATGTGGCATTTTAGAACACAGTCATCTCCATTGAGTAGAGCAACATCAGTCCCTGCAACTACTAATCAATTATGA